The Mesotoga sp. UBA6090 genome has a window encoding:
- a CDS encoding glycosyltransferase family 2 protein has product MSFSVIVPTYNSDYKKIIITLQSVIAQRYEDYEIIITDDGSEREYFDRIESFLRSVCFDNYLLIRNKKNRGIVGNLIEGLKAAKGKFVKGLGPGDLLFNERSLQEMSDFLENNSFGLAFGNMYAYSIVNEGVAKFSNFDAPKNKSVYRKKNSCPLNKLKNLLLFSDWLSGITLFFSREYFLEYSLRLYNNADVRFCEDLAPVLVLLEGDDIGYLDKKIVWYEYASGISTNNETFAKALLREDHVKFESYLVSNYGENRFVRALPKFRSRIEQIYSIRNVFLRYLSMMIREPGYYHFKARAKIHQILNSLILRLDKKEEETTFFYEQLLFRTRNGCDS; this is encoded by the coding sequence ATGAGTTTCAGTGTAATTGTCCCAACATATAATAGCGACTACAAAAAAATCATTATCACTCTACAATCCGTAATTGCGCAAAGGTATGAAGATTATGAAATAATTATTACTGACGATGGTTCAGAGAGGGAGTATTTTGATAGGATAGAGAGCTTTCTCAGAAGCGTATGTTTTGATAATTACCTGCTAATACGTAATAAGAAGAATCGTGGAATTGTCGGTAATCTAATCGAAGGTCTTAAGGCTGCGAAAGGTAAGTTTGTAAAGGGTTTAGGACCAGGAGATCTTCTTTTTAATGAAAGGTCCCTCCAGGAGATGAGTGATTTCCTAGAGAACAATTCCTTCGGATTAGCCTTTGGAAATATGTATGCATATTCTATCGTCAATGAAGGAGTTGCCAAATTCTCAAATTTCGATGCTCCAAAGAATAAGAGTGTATATCGAAAGAAGAACTCATGCCCGCTGAACAAGCTAAAGAATCTTCTTCTCTTTTCTGATTGGCTTTCAGGAATTACCTTGTTTTTTTCCAGAGAGTACTTTCTGGAATACTCTCTAAGACTTTACAATAACGCAGATGTTAGATTCTGTGAGGATTTAGCACCAGTATTGGTTTTGCTTGAAGGCGATGATATTGGTTATTTGGACAAGAAGATCGTATGGTATGAGTATGCTTCTGGAATATCCACTAATAATGAGACATTCGCGAAAGCATTACTAAGAGAAGACCATGTAAAATTTGAGAGCTATCTGGTCTCCAATTACGGAGAAAATAGATTCGTCAGAGCTCTTCCCAAATTCCGTTCGAGAATAGAACAGATTTATAGCATTAGAAACGTATTCTTGCGATATCTTTCCATGATGATTAGAGAACCGGGATATTATCATTTCAAGGCCAGAGCCAAGATTCATCAGATATTGAATTCCCTGATACTTCGCCTAGACAAGAAAGAAGAGGAAACTACTTTTTTCTATGAGCAGCTTCTTTTCAGGACTCGAAATGGTTGTGACAGCTAG
- a CDS encoding SDR family oxidoreductase, whose protein sequence is MRYLVLGTAGMAGHMISIYLTEKGHQVVGFDRSEVSHCESIRGDARNLDFVRGVISQGKFDSVINCIGILNQFADDNKELAVFLNSYFPHFLAEITKSMHTQIIHMSTDCVFSGKRGSYIESDLRDGETFYDRTKALGELEDEKNITLRNSIVGPDMNENGIGLFNWFMKQNGTIKGYTRAMWTGLTTLELAKAMEQAATRRASGLYNMVYSEPISKYNLLKLFNKYMRNNELNIEPFDGFVADKSLKRTRFDFSYSVPQYETMISEMAEWIESHKSLYRHYLNLCTLTGRSK, encoded by the coding sequence ATGAGATACCTTGTATTAGGTACTGCTGGAATGGCAGGTCATATGATATCTATTTATTTAACAGAAAAAGGGCACCAAGTAGTTGGGTTTGATCGTTCTGAGGTGTCTCACTGTGAGTCAATTCGGGGCGATGCTAGAAACCTGGATTTCGTAAGAGGTGTAATATCTCAAGGTAAATTTGACTCAGTAATAAATTGCATAGGAATTCTGAATCAATTTGCTGACGACAATAAAGAACTTGCAGTCTTTTTGAACTCATATTTCCCTCACTTCCTTGCTGAAATAACCAAAAGCATGCATACGCAGATAATACACATGAGTACGGATTGTGTTTTCTCTGGAAAGAGGGGTAGTTATATAGAATCTGATTTGAGAGATGGGGAGACTTTCTACGATCGAACTAAAGCTCTAGGCGAACTTGAAGACGAGAAAAACATAACCCTTAGAAACTCGATTGTCGGACCGGATATGAACGAAAACGGAATAGGTCTTTTCAACTGGTTCATGAAGCAAAACGGAACGATAAAAGGTTATACCAGAGCAATGTGGACTGGACTCACAACCCTTGAACTTGCCAAAGCAATGGAACAGGCCGCCACGAGAAGAGCAAGTGGTTTGTACAACATGGTTTACAGTGAACCGATAAGTAAATATAATCTGCTCAAGTTGTTTAACAAATATATGAGAAACAATGAACTAAATATCGAGCCTTTTGATGGTTTCGTTGCAGATAAATCTCTGAAAAGAACCAGGTTCGATTTTAGTTACAGTGTCCCTCAGTATGAGACAATGATATCTGAAATGGCAGAATGGATAGAAAGTCACAAAAGCCTTTACCGCCATTACCTCAACTTGTGCACTCTGACAGGAAGAAGTAAATAA
- a CDS encoding polysaccharide biosynthesis protein has translation MFDDSILLITGGTGSFGNAVLKRVLESKVREIRIFSRDEKKQDDMRKLYKNDKLKFYLGDVRDSSSIKSALRNVDFIFHAAALKQVPSCEFFPLEAVKTNVIGTDNLLDAAIEFGVKKIVCLSTDKAAYPINAMGISKAMMEKVIIARSRTISSEKTLICTTRYGNVMASRGSVIPVFVEQIKKRQPITVTDPNMTRFIMSLEEAVELVLYAFENAESGDIMVQKSPSSYIRDLSQAIKELFDADNEIRVIGTRHGEKRYEVLLTKEEAAKAIDLGRFFRVPADNRDLNYQKYLEEGSHEISRTDEYNSNNTTILTVDEIKKKLMSIEYIRSELARWKR, from the coding sequence ATGTTCGACGATTCAATACTTCTTATAACGGGGGGAACAGGATCCTTCGGGAATGCCGTCTTGAAGAGGGTTTTAGAATCCAAAGTACGAGAGATAAGAATCTTCTCACGGGATGAGAAGAAACAAGATGACATGAGGAAACTGTATAAGAACGATAAACTCAAATTCTATCTGGGGGATGTTAGAGATTCAAGCAGTATCAAGAGTGCTCTTAGAAATGTTGATTTCATTTTTCATGCAGCTGCTCTGAAGCAAGTGCCTTCTTGTGAGTTCTTTCCCCTTGAGGCTGTGAAGACGAATGTTATTGGAACGGATAATCTTCTTGATGCTGCTATTGAATTTGGGGTTAAGAAAATTGTCTGCTTATCGACTGATAAAGCAGCTTATCCGATTAATGCTATGGGAATATCTAAAGCAATGATGGAGAAAGTTATTATAGCAAGGTCACGAACAATCTCTTCCGAAAAAACACTCATTTGTACAACTAGATATGGCAACGTTATGGCTTCAAGGGGATCTGTAATTCCTGTGTTTGTAGAACAAATAAAGAAAAGACAGCCAATTACTGTTACTGACCCTAATATGACAAGATTCATTATGAGTCTAGAAGAAGCGGTTGAATTGGTCCTTTATGCTTTCGAAAACGCTGAATCTGGTGATATTATGGTTCAGAAATCTCCATCTTCATATATTCGAGATTTATCACAGGCTATTAAAGAGCTCTTCGATGCAGACAATGAAATAAGAGTTATTGGTACAAGACATGGAGAAAAGAGATACGAGGTCCTCCTAACAAAAGAAGAAGCAGCAAAAGCAATTGATTTGGGAAGATTCTTTAGAGTCCCTGCTGATAATAGAGATTTGAACTATCAAAAATACCTTGAAGAAGGATCTCATGAAATTTCTAGAACAGATGAATATAACTCAAACAATACAACAATTCTCACAGTAGATGAAATCAAGAAGAAGTTGATGAGTATTGAATATATAAGATCTGAATTGGCAAGATGGAAGAGGTGA
- a CDS encoding glycosyltransferase, translating to MSCLLSIVVPIKGSYEYVKSIIRKIESIDSYEIEIVIQDNSERNEGIIEFLSHSPCKKSKYFHRSSKMTMTENFELGIANSCGEYLCILGADDNVSSKILDVAKYLMRNNIESAIFRKASYNWPGMKFRAHKHRPNLTIHKTTGDIKRIDVEKELEYVKKIGAVSLARLPEPYHGIIRRKSLDRVHERTGRYIPGACPDMAMAVALSQVVKNHIMIDAPITISGHSYSSAGGKGARGEHKGSLKDKTFLPRNIEETWPSAIPKIWTGPTIYVDSLSSALKAFGKQEDFAELNIEANYATISLFFPEYRNLVKEYMKTKDINMTRFYYEFVRKFAKRASVFVKNWAVSQLGISLDKVFYNIQNSLEASKIVDDYIMSRLANAPYIQ from the coding sequence ATGAGCTGTCTTCTTAGTATAGTTGTTCCAATAAAGGGCAGTTACGAATACGTTAAGTCCATTATCAGGAAGATTGAAAGTATTGATTCATATGAGATAGAGATAGTTATACAAGATAACTCTGAACGCAATGAGGGGATTATTGAGTTCCTTTCACACTCGCCTTGTAAGAAATCAAAGTATTTTCATCGATCATCTAAGATGACAATGACAGAGAATTTCGAGTTAGGTATTGCTAATTCTTGTGGAGAATATCTTTGTATCCTTGGAGCCGATGATAATGTCTCCTCAAAAATTCTTGATGTTGCAAAGTATTTGATGAGAAACAATATTGAGTCCGCAATCTTCAGGAAAGCTTCTTATAATTGGCCGGGAATGAAGTTTAGAGCTCACAAGCACCGACCAAACCTTACGATTCACAAAACGACTGGAGATATTAAAAGAATTGATGTTGAAAAAGAACTAGAATATGTCAAGAAAATTGGCGCAGTTTCCTTAGCAAGACTCCCAGAACCATATCATGGCATAATAAGAAGAAAATCTCTGGATAGAGTACATGAAAGGACTGGAAGATATATACCCGGCGCATGTCCGGATATGGCAATGGCAGTGGCCTTGTCACAGGTAGTTAAGAATCATATTATGATTGATGCTCCTATAACAATAAGCGGGCACAGTTATAGTAGTGCAGGGGGCAAAGGAGCAAGGGGCGAACATAAGGGTAGTTTAAAAGACAAGACTTTTCTGCCTAGAAACATCGAAGAAACTTGGCCTTCAGCTATTCCAAAAATCTGGACGGGTCCCACAATATACGTAGATTCTCTGTCAAGTGCTCTTAAGGCATTTGGAAAACAGGAGGATTTTGCTGAATTAAACATAGAAGCAAATTATGCGACGATTAGTTTATTTTTCCCAGAATACAGAAACCTAGTAAAAGAATATATGAAAACGAAAGACATCAACATGACCAGATTCTATTATGAATTTGTTCGCAAGTTTGCAAAACGAGCCTCTGTTTTCGTTAAGAACTGGGCAGTTTCACAATTAGGGATTTCACTAGATAAAGTATTTTACAACATTCAGAATTCGCTAGAAGCATCAAAGATAGTTGATGATTATATTATGTCTAGACTGGCTAATGCACCATATATTCAGTGA
- a CDS encoding O-antigen ligase family protein, with product MKKRYRKILIEQLIPILAMMGSSFFFVITAILGFDYSGIGSSNTLLIYSLIILVATAVLFGKSFIWNGAKITQKDLFLLLVMVVVLLSYLTSSLFSGRLNPTATTFFLQFLAFSLPAILGALYLSRMQTIFEMAKLLELVMLLVTLSIFVRLIIPAFRGVRLLTFGGAYFGQIGSYLSAFAFGLNLYFLFEGSYHDRFALFRSMYYKLLCIYLLFIQIIGFIITGGRGGAVLGAIYLLYMLLTRLSLRKLKYLLTTIGFLSFLVITLIAIWPLLMQISAFQYGLFRVTQFIGSGGGINWAGTSGRDIVYRSALELIKQRPILGYGIFGMWDFSYYPHNLFLEVLLQGGVIYLVIMLIVLFLFAWKVTHLISKDRRYKLLVVLFMYPFVMLMFSGTYLSTPQFWFVLVFVLVSRQGAGKSMNTMRKVGISQ from the coding sequence ATGAAAAAGAGGTATCGAAAGATACTTATTGAGCAATTGATTCCCATTCTTGCAATGATGGGCTCGAGCTTTTTTTTCGTGATAACAGCGATTCTGGGTTTTGATTATAGCGGAATTGGAAGCAGTAATACCCTCCTTATTTATTCTCTTATTATTCTTGTGGCTACGGCAGTATTGTTTGGAAAATCATTCATATGGAATGGGGCAAAGATCACTCAAAAGGATTTGTTTCTGCTTCTTGTCATGGTTGTAGTTTTGCTGTCTTATTTGACGTCGAGCCTGTTTTCTGGGCGTCTGAATCCAACAGCAACAACTTTTTTTCTGCAATTCTTGGCGTTCTCTCTACCAGCAATTCTCGGTGCTCTATACTTATCAAGAATGCAAACAATATTCGAGATGGCCAAATTGCTCGAGTTAGTTATGCTACTTGTTACTCTGAGCATTTTCGTTCGACTAATAATTCCTGCTTTTCGAGGTGTGAGACTCCTGACTTTTGGTGGCGCTTATTTCGGACAAATCGGCTCATATCTGTCAGCCTTTGCGTTTGGATTGAACTTGTATTTCTTGTTTGAAGGGAGTTACCATGATAGGTTCGCATTATTCAGAAGTATGTATTACAAACTTTTGTGTATTTACTTGTTATTTATTCAGATTATTGGCTTCATTATTACTGGTGGCCGCGGTGGGGCAGTATTGGGAGCTATCTATTTGCTATACATGTTGCTTACTAGATTATCCCTGAGAAAGCTCAAGTACTTATTGACGACAATTGGTTTTCTGTCATTTCTTGTGATTACACTAATAGCAATTTGGCCTTTATTAATGCAGATTAGCGCCTTCCAATATGGGCTTTTTAGAGTGACGCAGTTCATAGGTTCGGGTGGTGGTATAAACTGGGCGGGAACGTCGGGAAGAGATATTGTGTACCGAAGCGCCCTTGAACTAATTAAGCAGAGACCAATTCTTGGTTATGGGATTTTTGGTATGTGGGATTTCAGTTACTACCCACACAATCTCTTCCTCGAAGTATTGTTGCAAGGCGGTGTGATCTATCTTGTTATTATGTTAATTGTTCTCTTTTTGTTTGCATGGAAGGTTACTCATTTGATTAGTAAGGATAGGCGCTACAAGCTTTTGGTTGTTCTTTTTATGTATCCATTTGTTATGCTTATGTTTAGTGGAACGTACCTAAGTACACCTCAGTTCTGGTTTGTACTTGTCTTTGTCCTAGTTAGCAGACAAGGCGCTGGTAAATCTATGAATACTATGCGGAAGGTTGGTATTTCACAATGA